In Fundulus heteroclitus isolate FHET01 chromosome 8, MU-UCD_Fhet_4.1, whole genome shotgun sequence, a genomic segment contains:
- the LOC105929311 gene encoding phospholipase A2: MNAFQTVFLLAVGLSVAHSLDYKALTQFRKMIICLMPDSWPALDYADYGCYCGWGGSGTPVDDLDRCCQVHDQCYSDAMQHPECWPILDNPYTEFYDYTCDESNKKVTCTDKNDPCEMFICECDRKAAECFSRSEWIPEHEHLPSDQCQ; this comes from the exons ATGAATGCCTTTCAGACTGTCTTCCTCTTGGCTGTTGGTCTCTCGGTAG CCCACTCTTTGGACTACAAGGCTCTCACCCAGTTCAGGAAAATGATCATATGTTTGATGCCTGATAGCTGGCCTGCTCTTGACTACGCAGACTATGGCTGCTACTGTGGGTGGGGAGGCTCTGGCACACCCGTTGATGACCTGGACAG GTGCTGCCAGGTTCATGACCAGTGTTACAGTGACGCTATGCAGCATCCTGAGTGCTGGCCCATCCTGGACAACCCTTACACCGAGTTCTACGACTACACCTGTGATGAGAGTAACAAAAAGGTCACTTGTACAG ACAAAAATGATCCATGTGAGATGTTCATCTGCGAGTGCGACCGGAAAGCCGCAGAGTGCTTTAGCCGATCAGAGTGGATCCCTGAGCATGAGCACCTCCCAAGTGACCAGTGTCAGTAA